A genomic window from Aestuariirhabdus litorea includes:
- a CDS encoding FUSC family protein: MLNRAIAQEAFVLALSMVVSYGIALEMDLDRPYWTALTIALVVTTSVGHALNRGAERVVGTLLGGGVALVLVALFPQDRWLFFIALTLYGSACCFQSPYAKHPYIWQCSWVVCAIVSPLALSNTDTAFMIAIARIQETTLGVVVYSVISILVLPVSRQGRFNDSCLQLFKLQRQYFEEGANRLRQATSTVDLNALSSQLLAQQAQFADALVAAETDTYRVAEVSGLWHRLKAQQTQLQVALEEWADSFEGLPGSGPSSLLPDLVRYLDWLGEGFKDMERVLCHEASEWQPLECDLNMNRNPQLEFTLFQKAAVMVMRERLLHVGEQLRELHERLLEIRSSGARIAKSGTETRHQGFVLDPERWKTLVRFLLINWSIFLLALYFNDMPTPAGTLSMVAAISLQVVSIPQARASWMVKPILVTSVVSSLFYYLVMPQLNSFIELGILLFVYFFIVAYLFISPTKMLSKALGLSLFALIVGIDNPQTYTFIHPLNNAAMFLIFTVLISLVTYFPFNLMEERVVLDFLRRFFRSAGSMLDAEPGFSGGFVQRNVEAYHRYEVSSLPVKLAGWIPFLPYGHLTGSNMAKLQALMFSIKQVSVRLQRWQSLAEAEVSWLEHPLTKPAVERWVAGLQGIVEDLAEDPGQGSQAVYRQRLDRFCDEFEQQVNRTLSEDPDARPSDEAVEVLSRQLNALRSLSEALVNYAGVAAEIDWRPWREERFV; the protein is encoded by the coding sequence ATGCTGAACAGGGCGATAGCGCAGGAGGCTTTTGTGCTGGCCCTGTCGATGGTGGTCAGCTACGGCATCGCCCTGGAGATGGACCTGGATCGGCCCTACTGGACTGCTTTAACGATCGCCCTTGTGGTTACAACCAGTGTTGGTCATGCCCTCAACCGGGGGGCTGAGCGGGTGGTTGGGACCCTCCTGGGAGGAGGGGTTGCCCTGGTGCTGGTGGCTCTTTTTCCACAGGACCGGTGGTTATTCTTTATTGCCTTAACCCTTTACGGTTCCGCCTGTTGTTTTCAGAGCCCCTACGCCAAGCACCCATACATCTGGCAGTGCAGTTGGGTGGTCTGCGCGATTGTCAGCCCCCTGGCGCTCTCCAATACCGATACGGCCTTTATGATTGCTATCGCGCGTATTCAGGAAACTACGCTGGGGGTGGTCGTCTACAGTGTGATCTCCATATTGGTCTTACCGGTTAGCCGGCAGGGGCGTTTTAACGACAGCTGTCTGCAGCTTTTCAAGCTTCAGCGCCAGTATTTTGAGGAGGGCGCGAATCGTCTTCGCCAGGCGACTTCGACAGTAGACCTGAACGCTCTTTCCAGCCAGCTGTTGGCCCAGCAGGCTCAGTTTGCGGATGCGTTGGTCGCGGCTGAAACCGACACCTACCGGGTGGCCGAAGTGAGCGGTCTATGGCACCGGCTGAAGGCCCAGCAAACCCAGTTGCAGGTGGCCTTGGAGGAGTGGGCAGATAGCTTTGAGGGGCTGCCTGGCTCGGGGCCCTCCTCTCTTCTGCCTGACCTGGTTCGCTACCTCGACTGGTTGGGGGAAGGTTTTAAGGATATGGAGCGAGTGCTGTGTCATGAAGCTTCAGAGTGGCAGCCATTGGAGTGCGATCTGAATATGAATCGCAACCCCCAGCTAGAGTTTACCCTGTTCCAAAAGGCGGCTGTGATGGTGATGCGCGAGCGGCTGCTGCACGTGGGGGAGCAGCTTCGTGAGTTGCACGAGCGGCTGCTGGAAATCCGTAGCAGCGGCGCACGTATTGCCAAGAGTGGTACAGAGACCCGGCATCAAGGCTTCGTGCTGGACCCCGAGCGGTGGAAAACGTTGGTGCGCTTTTTATTAATTAACTGGTCGATTTTTCTGTTGGCACTCTATTTTAATGATATGCCCACTCCAGCCGGTACCCTCAGTATGGTGGCGGCCATCAGCCTGCAGGTAGTCTCTATACCCCAGGCACGGGCCAGCTGGATGGTAAAACCTATTCTGGTGACTTCGGTCGTCTCCTCCTTGTTCTACTATCTGGTTATGCCTCAGCTGAACAGCTTTATCGAGCTGGGAATCCTGCTGTTTGTCTACTTCTTTATCGTCGCGTATCTCTTCATTTCACCAACGAAGATGCTTTCCAAGGCTTTGGGGCTGTCTCTGTTTGCCTTGATTGTAGGTATTGATAACCCGCAAACCTACACGTTTATTCACCCCCTTAATAATGCCGCTATGTTTCTGATATTCACCGTGCTGATCAGTCTGGTGACCTATTTCCCGTTTAACCTGATGGAGGAGCGGGTGGTGCTGGATTTTCTGCGTCGTTTTTTTCGCAGCGCCGGCAGCATGCTTGATGCAGAGCCCGGCTTTTCGGGTGGCTTTGTGCAGCGAAACGTCGAGGCTTACCATCGCTATGAGGTGTCCAGCCTGCCGGTCAAGTTGGCGGGCTGGATCCCCTTTCTGCCCTATGGACACCTGACAGGAAGTAATATGGCCAAGCTACAGGCGCTGATGTTCAGCATCAAACAAGTGTCGGTTCGCTTGCAACGCTGGCAGTCGCTGGCCGAGGCAGAGGTGAGCTGGTTGGAGCATCCCCTGACGAAGCCGGCGGTGGAGCGCTGGGTGGCCGGGTTGCAGGGCATTGTCGAAGATCTGGCAGAGGATCCGGGTCAGGGCTCGCAGGCCGTGTACCGGCAACGGTTGGACCGTTTCTGTGATGAGTTCGAGCAGCAGGTCAACCGTACCCTGAGCGAGGATCCTGACGCCCGCCCCAGCGATGAGGCCGTGGAGGTCTTGAGTCGACAACTGAATGCGCTGCGATCGCTATCGGAGGCGCTGGTAAACTATGCTGGCGTTGCCGCCGAGATCGATTGGCGGCCCTGGCGCGAGGAGCGTTTTGTATGA
- a CDS encoding DUF1656 domain-containing protein — MLPVAHEFSLGGVYLSPSLVAAFLGFLAALATARALNHFRLSKYFFYPPLVMLALVVIYGLLIGVFFIGV; from the coding sequence ATGTTGCCGGTAGCCCACGAGTTTTCGCTGGGAGGGGTGTATCTTTCGCCCTCTCTGGTGGCCGCCTTTCTTGGATTTCTCGCCGCGCTGGCGACCGCCAGGGCGCTCAACCATTTTCGGCTCTCGAAATATTTTTTTTACCCTCCACTCGTTATGCTGGCGCTGGTGGTTATCTATGGCCTGTTAATTGGTGTCTTTTTTATTGGAGTCTGA
- a CDS encoding HlyD family secretion protein, with protein MIHIHKYLLTGLVIALAVIGLVYKYWDYVVNPWTRDGQVRAEVVQVTPRVSGPIVELAVKDNQFVQQGALLFRVDPRTYQAAFDQAQAQYDKALDNYQSMLKQVDAAAARVEVARAAVAQAQSAIKESESEIAKDRAEFRRQQELLPQRATSQRSLDLARASYEVSVEKREGALASLTQSQASLSQAQADLGVARANLGAPGESNAGIRTARAALEEARLNLQFTEVRAPVSGFVTNLTLRIGTQAVANQPMVALIDSNSFWVQGFFRETLMEQIRVGNPAVVTLMSYPDKPLVGVVDSIGWGIAQQDGSTGYELLPAVNPSFEWIRLAERIPVRIHLTEIPKGVSLRAGTTASVLIRTGSGRSSPPVALPTPLQ; from the coding sequence GTGATACATATTCATAAATATCTGCTAACTGGACTCGTCATTGCCCTTGCCGTTATCGGTTTGGTGTACAAGTACTGGGACTATGTGGTGAACCCCTGGACGCGGGATGGTCAGGTACGGGCCGAGGTGGTACAGGTCACGCCTCGAGTATCGGGTCCGATCGTCGAGCTGGCGGTTAAGGATAACCAGTTTGTGCAGCAGGGGGCATTGCTGTTCCGGGTGGACCCGCGCACTTATCAGGCGGCTTTTGACCAGGCCCAGGCCCAGTACGACAAGGCGTTGGATAACTACCAGTCGATGCTCAAGCAGGTTGACGCCGCCGCTGCACGGGTGGAGGTCGCCCGGGCCGCGGTCGCCCAGGCCCAAAGCGCCATCAAGGAGAGCGAGTCGGAGATTGCCAAGGATCGAGCTGAGTTCAGGCGCCAGCAGGAGCTGCTGCCACAGCGGGCAACCTCTCAGCGTTCCCTCGACCTGGCGCGTGCCAGCTATGAGGTGTCAGTTGAAAAACGCGAAGGCGCCCTGGCCAGCCTGACGCAGTCACAGGCCTCGCTGTCGCAGGCGCAGGCGGATCTCGGGGTGGCCCGTGCCAACCTGGGGGCGCCGGGCGAGTCCAATGCCGGTATTCGCACCGCCAGGGCTGCGCTGGAAGAGGCACGACTCAACCTGCAGTTCACCGAGGTGAGGGCACCGGTCAGCGGCTTTGTGACCAACCTGACGCTGCGCATTGGCACTCAGGCGGTGGCCAATCAGCCGATGGTAGCGCTGATCGACAGCAACAGCTTCTGGGTGCAGGGTTTTTTCCGCGAGACCCTGATGGAGCAGATTCGGGTGGGAAATCCCGCTGTGGTCACCCTGATGTCCTACCCGGATAAACCCCTGGTCGGAGTAGTGGACAGTATCGGCTGGGGGATCGCCCAGCAGGATGGCAGTACGGGCTATGAGCTGTTGCCTGCGGTAAATCCAAGCTTCGAATGGATTCGCCTGGCCGAGCGTATTCCGGTACGTATACACCTCACGGAAATACCCAAGGGTGTCTCACTTCGGGCGGGAACCACTGCTTCGGTGTTAATTCGAACCGGTAGTGGACGCTCCAGTCCTCCGGTGGCGCTGCCCACCCCTCTGCAGTAG
- a CDS encoding efflux transporter outer membrane subunit, translated as MIRIARRASLSLLALGMGGCTLLGPDYQAPEPQLMEQWSSPQPPPVSSQSPTDPRWWRTAFNDPVLDRLVEQALEQNLDLRSAALRVLQSQQQLAIAIGSQYPQQQRITASAARERQNNVIFNDYNTGFNLSWELDLWGRFSRQIESAEAALEASVADYDGAMVSLVAQVAQNYLLIRTAQSRIDVALTNIRLQEEGLRIATAKLRAGEVSELDQDQAASLLANTQASLPALDSELQQLKNSLAVLLGTPPQQMNLLLTERGPIPVTEPQIALGMPQNLVRQRPDLRSAERQLAAQSARIGVAETDLYPSLTLGGTIGSEAAQTNQLFESDTKTWSVVGGFSWNILNYGRLKSNVRLQDARFQQLLEDYQSSVLKAQAEVESAIVAYLKSYEQLTYYQQAADASGRSVDISIAQYQNGAIDFNRVISTLSSDARQQDQLTIAKGNTVTSLVQLYRALGGGWEIREKLNPVELLPEPLRQQMRERTDAWEGVLQ; from the coding sequence ATGATACGGATTGCGAGACGCGCTTCTCTCTCCTTGCTGGCGTTGGGTATGGGAGGCTGTACCCTGCTGGGACCGGATTACCAGGCGCCGGAACCGCAGCTGATGGAGCAGTGGAGCAGCCCTCAGCCGCCACCGGTTTCCTCCCAGTCCCCGACGGATCCTCGGTGGTGGCGCACGGCATTCAATGATCCGGTGCTGGACCGGCTGGTGGAGCAGGCCCTTGAGCAGAACCTTGACTTGCGCTCGGCGGCGTTGCGGGTATTGCAATCCCAGCAGCAGTTGGCGATTGCCATCGGCAGCCAGTATCCCCAGCAGCAGCGGATAACCGCCAGTGCCGCCAGGGAACGGCAAAACAATGTGATCTTTAATGACTACAACACCGGGTTTAACCTGAGCTGGGAGTTGGACCTGTGGGGGCGCTTCAGTCGCCAGATAGAGTCAGCGGAAGCTGCACTGGAGGCGAGTGTTGCCGATTACGATGGTGCGATGGTATCGCTGGTGGCCCAGGTGGCGCAGAATTACCTGTTGATCCGCACCGCACAAAGCCGTATCGACGTGGCCCTAACCAATATCCGCTTGCAGGAGGAGGGGCTCAGGATCGCCACTGCCAAGCTGCGCGCGGGGGAGGTGAGTGAACTCGATCAGGACCAGGCCGCCAGCCTGTTGGCCAATACCCAGGCTAGCCTGCCGGCGCTGGACAGCGAGTTGCAGCAGCTGAAAAACTCCCTCGCGGTGCTGTTGGGTACGCCACCCCAGCAGATGAACTTATTGTTGACGGAACGAGGGCCGATACCGGTTACCGAGCCGCAGATAGCGCTGGGGATGCCGCAGAACCTGGTTCGCCAGCGCCCCGACCTGAGATCGGCTGAGCGGCAACTGGCCGCGCAAAGTGCGCGGATCGGGGTAGCGGAAACCGACCTCTACCCCTCACTGACCCTGGGGGGCACCATCGGCAGCGAAGCGGCACAAACCAACCAGCTATTTGAGAGTGACACCAAAACCTGGTCTGTGGTGGGTGGCTTCAGCTGGAATATTCTCAACTACGGACGCCTGAAGAGTAATGTGCGCCTGCAGGATGCGCGCTTCCAGCAACTGCTGGAGGACTACCAAAGCAGTGTCCTAAAGGCCCAGGCTGAAGTCGAGAGCGCCATCGTGGCTTATCTGAAGTCCTACGAGCAACTCACCTACTACCAGCAAGCAGCGGACGCCTCAGGGCGGTCGGTCGATATCTCCATAGCCCAGTACCAGAACGGTGCGATCGACTTTAACCGGGTGATCAGCACCCTCAGCTCGGATGCCCGTCAGCAGGACCAGCTGACCATCGCCAAAGGCAATACAGTGACCAGTCTGGTGCAGCTCTACCGGGCGTTGGGGGGCGGCTGGGAAATTCGCGAAAAGCTCAATCCCGTGGAACTGCTGCCGGAGCCTCTCCGGCAGCAGATGCGCGAACGTACAGATGCCTGGGAAGGCGTATTGCAGTAA
- a CDS encoding methyl-accepting chemotaxis protein, producing MKISKKLGGGYLLMVLMVILCTSAGLYGVNRLSSLLDFITGPAWDTADGAMEGSIGIEAEMIGVGLAISGQADTSVAMAIIDEGTATAKEALGRMINAGLLNDADIETLNRQQSAFNRAQDELLSSHQQFAGADQALRNSFSAFQALMVQAEELGDSAVESLENNPNQLTSWNSGLAEKWSAADGGMETQIEMLSRFFYYQSLIELLDPSKTASEKSIREGLSDSLEGLREKVGEIAIHPLFMQEQVASGQFQGQDFASSIKTALDQHERDSQAAIDAFESFRTANVQYQQIAAELLDTIGVIEESADSKVEGQLGAVTSAKTISFSLMLIALAVSIILAAAVMYFVVREIIHAIEGMSYASTQIADGDLTIQMCRPGQNATNDELAQLNHNMGRMADGLRDTISQVATTSSMLASQAEELSMVANETKDSVLEQQKRTTSVASAITEMTASSREVAENTVSAKESAERAQEVSLQGREVVDETVTTIRSLATKVSETANVIEVLTQDSEKIGKVLDVIRGIAEQTNLLALNAAIEAARAGEQGRGFAVVADEVRTLAQRTQESTQEIQTVIQGLQQRTQQAHEAMRSSEAQVDESTSRVTKTGEALNRIAAEVELINEQNTQIAAAMCQQEAATEEINLSVIDIDNQASQAVSAVNQTSESSRELARQAGTLQDLVARFKI from the coding sequence ATGAAGATCAGCAAAAAATTAGGTGGTGGCTACCTTCTGATGGTGTTGATGGTGATATTGTGCACCTCTGCCGGACTCTATGGGGTTAACAGGCTGTCTAGCCTGCTGGATTTTATTACCGGTCCCGCCTGGGATACCGCCGATGGCGCCATGGAGGGAAGCATCGGTATCGAAGCGGAGATGATTGGCGTTGGCCTGGCGATCTCGGGGCAGGCCGACACCTCGGTGGCAATGGCGATCATCGACGAAGGCACAGCAACCGCCAAGGAAGCGCTGGGGCGCATGATCAATGCCGGCCTGCTGAACGATGCCGATATTGAGACCCTCAACCGCCAGCAGTCGGCCTTCAACCGGGCTCAGGACGAGCTGCTTAGCAGCCACCAGCAGTTTGCTGGCGCCGACCAGGCTTTGCGAAACAGTTTCAGTGCGTTCCAGGCCCTGATGGTGCAAGCCGAGGAGCTGGGTGACTCCGCCGTGGAGTCGCTTGAGAACAACCCCAACCAGCTGACCAGCTGGAACAGCGGCCTCGCGGAAAAATGGTCCGCCGCCGATGGGGGAATGGAGACTCAGATCGAGATGCTATCGCGTTTCTTCTATTACCAGAGCCTGATAGAGCTGCTGGACCCCAGCAAAACCGCCAGTGAGAAGTCCATACGCGAGGGACTTAGCGACTCCCTTGAAGGGCTACGAGAGAAGGTCGGAGAGATCGCCATACACCCCCTGTTTATGCAGGAGCAGGTCGCGAGTGGACAGTTTCAGGGCCAGGATTTCGCCAGCAGCATCAAGACCGCCCTGGATCAACATGAAAGAGACTCGCAAGCAGCCATTGATGCATTTGAGTCGTTCAGAACCGCCAACGTCCAGTACCAGCAGATTGCTGCCGAGCTGTTGGATACCATTGGTGTGATAGAGGAGTCCGCCGACTCCAAGGTGGAGGGACAGTTGGGCGCCGTCACCAGCGCAAAAACCATCTCCTTCAGCCTTATGCTGATCGCACTGGCAGTCAGTATCATTCTCGCCGCTGCAGTCATGTACTTCGTGGTGCGCGAAATCATCCACGCTATCGAGGGGATGTCCTATGCCAGCACCCAAATTGCCGACGGTGACCTGACGATCCAGATGTGCCGTCCGGGCCAGAATGCCACCAACGACGAGCTGGCGCAGCTCAACCACAACATGGGGCGCATGGCCGATGGCCTGCGCGACACCATCAGTCAGGTTGCAACCACCTCAAGCATGCTCGCCTCCCAGGCCGAAGAGCTGTCGATGGTAGCCAACGAAACCAAAGACAGCGTTCTCGAGCAGCAAAAACGCACCACCTCGGTGGCATCCGCCATCACTGAGATGACCGCCTCCAGCCGAGAGGTGGCCGAAAACACAGTATCAGCAAAAGAGTCTGCCGAACGGGCGCAGGAGGTATCACTGCAGGGCCGCGAGGTGGTCGATGAGACAGTGACCACCATTCGCTCCCTGGCGACGAAGGTGTCGGAAACCGCCAATGTGATCGAGGTCCTCACCCAGGACAGCGAGAAGATCGGTAAAGTGCTGGATGTGATTCGGGGCATCGCCGAACAGACCAACCTGCTGGCACTGAATGCAGCTATTGAGGCGGCACGTGCCGGTGAACAGGGGAGAGGCTTTGCGGTGGTGGCCGATGAAGTGCGCACGCTTGCACAGCGAACCCAGGAGTCAACCCAGGAGATTCAGACGGTGATCCAGGGGCTGCAACAGCGTACCCAACAGGCACATGAAGCGATGCGTAGCAGTGAAGCCCAGGTGGATGAGAGTACTTCACGTGTGACGAAGACGGGCGAAGCCCTGAACCGTATAGCCGCCGAAGTGGAGTTGATCAACGAACAAAATACACAGATCGCTGCCGCAATGTGTCAGCAGGAGGCGGCCACCGAAGAGATTAACCTCAGTGTGATCGATATCGATAACCAGGCCAGTCAGGCGGTGAGCGCGGTCAACCAGACCTCCGAGTCCAGTCGCGAGCTGGCCCGGCAGGCCGGCACACTCCAGGACCTGGTTGCCCGCTTCAAGATATAG
- the gltS gene encoding sodium/glutamate symporter: MDGLISWLQSLPDTEVLVAGRYLVIMAIVVLYGGEYLTSRSRFLQQNNIPASVTGGLLCSIVLALLSYQGWLNLSFDLELRNLLLLIFFSTIGLTARFSALLAGGQAIVLLVMLCTALILLQNAVGISLSMLLGEGPVLGLFAGSISLIGGHGTAIAWGEVARAHGFEGAAEFGIAAATLGLILGGLVGGPVAGSLIRRHRLRAPETEEEALPVAQSIPHRPATAEDFIGTILALGLCLAVGDGVNQLFSGGNINLPGFLTAMMVGVLIANLPQRVKTGLRLQLNPRAINIAGSVSLQLFLTMSLMSMSLLSLSGVIGALALIMFAQTLVAVLLAAFVVYRVMGKDYDAAVITGGFLGIGLGATPVALANMAAISDEHGPSVKALLVVPLVGAFFIDLVNAAVIQFILDLPLFN; encoded by the coding sequence ATGGATGGACTCATCAGCTGGCTCCAAAGTCTTCCCGACACCGAGGTCCTGGTCGCGGGACGATACCTGGTGATCATGGCCATTGTGGTGCTCTACGGGGGTGAGTATCTCACCTCACGCTCCCGCTTCCTGCAGCAAAACAATATTCCCGCCTCGGTGACCGGAGGCCTCCTGTGCAGCATCGTGCTGGCACTGCTCTCCTACCAGGGATGGCTCAACCTCAGCTTCGACCTGGAGCTGCGCAACCTGCTTCTGCTGATCTTTTTCAGCACTATTGGTCTGACCGCTCGCTTCAGCGCGTTGCTGGCCGGAGGTCAGGCGATCGTGCTGTTGGTTATGCTCTGTACCGCACTCATATTGTTGCAAAATGCAGTCGGTATCTCCCTTTCCATGCTGTTGGGCGAGGGCCCGGTACTGGGACTGTTTGCCGGTAGTATTTCCTTGATTGGCGGACACGGTACCGCCATCGCCTGGGGAGAGGTTGCACGCGCGCATGGCTTTGAGGGCGCGGCGGAGTTTGGCATTGCCGCGGCTACCCTGGGCCTTATTCTCGGCGGTCTGGTGGGAGGGCCGGTGGCCGGAAGCCTGATTCGCCGCCACCGACTGCGGGCACCGGAGACCGAGGAGGAAGCGCTGCCGGTCGCACAGAGCATTCCCCATCGACCGGCAACGGCCGAAGACTTCATCGGCACCATCCTGGCCCTGGGTCTCTGCCTGGCGGTGGGTGACGGGGTGAACCAACTGTTCAGCGGGGGAAACATCAACCTCCCCGGTTTTCTCACCGCGATGATGGTCGGCGTGCTGATTGCTAATCTGCCCCAACGAGTCAAGACAGGGCTGCGCCTGCAGCTCAATCCCCGCGCCATCAACATCGCCGGCAGTGTCAGCCTGCAGCTCTTTCTCACCATGAGCCTGATGAGCATGAGCCTGCTGTCGCTGTCGGGTGTGATCGGTGCACTGGCCCTGATCATGTTTGCCCAAACCCTGGTGGCGGTCCTGCTGGCCGCGTTTGTGGTCTATCGTGTGATGGGCAAAGATTACGATGCCGCCGTCATCACGGGTGGCTTTCTGGGCATTGGCCTGGGGGCCACGCCGGTGGCTCTGGCCAATATGGCCGCCATCTCCGATGAACACGGTCCTTCGGTCAAGGCCCTGCTGGTGGTGCCGCTGGTCGGCGCCTTCTTTATTGACCTGGTGAACGCCGCCGTGATCCAGTTTATCCTCGACCTGCCCCTCTTCAACTGA
- a CDS encoding spinster family MFS transporter → MPQPPLVPPSSGYRRYVLILLTFVYALNFIDRQILVILQESIKQDMDLSDSQLGLLTGFAFAIFYVSVGIPIARWADVGNRRNIVSIALALWSGMTALSGLTQNYLQLLLARIGVGVGEAGGSPPAHSIISDYYPPAQRGRALSFYSMGVYVGILLGFLVGGWINQHYGWRIAFFAVGLPGILVALLVRFSVREPHRGASDGLTQQDPVSLSVTLGTLWKLRSFRYFSLAAGLTAFTSYGAGNFLPSFLIRSHGLSVMEVGVSLSLIVGVGGAIGTYLGGFIADRLGQQEPRWYLWVSAIMCLLGVPLTIVACFAGNSSLVLGLLFFSTLFGACYLGPTIAITHSLVSPGMRAIASAVLFFILNLVGLGLGPLAVGVISDLLAPSLGSDSLRYAIAIAMGAGVLASAGFAIAAARLPEDLKRSAAPSMAGAEEGTPLPQTT, encoded by the coding sequence ATGCCGCAGCCCCCCCTTGTGCCACCCTCGAGTGGCTACCGCCGTTATGTATTGATTCTTCTTACCTTCGTCTACGCCCTCAATTTTATTGACCGCCAGATCCTGGTGATCCTGCAGGAGTCGATCAAGCAGGATATGGATCTGTCGGACTCCCAGTTGGGGCTGTTGACCGGATTTGCCTTTGCGATCTTCTACGTCAGTGTGGGTATCCCCATCGCGCGCTGGGCGGATGTCGGCAACCGGCGCAATATCGTCTCCATTGCCCTGGCGTTGTGGAGTGGCATGACCGCCCTGTCGGGTTTGACACAGAACTACCTGCAGCTGTTGCTGGCCCGTATCGGTGTGGGTGTCGGCGAGGCCGGTGGTAGCCCGCCCGCCCACTCCATTATCTCTGACTACTACCCGCCGGCCCAACGGGGAAGAGCGCTGTCGTTTTATTCAATGGGGGTCTATGTGGGTATCCTGTTGGGCTTCCTGGTGGGGGGGTGGATCAACCAGCATTATGGCTGGCGGATCGCCTTCTTCGCGGTGGGGCTGCCGGGTATTCTGGTGGCGCTGCTGGTACGGTTCAGCGTCCGTGAGCCCCATCGAGGGGCTTCCGATGGCCTCACTCAGCAGGACCCCGTGAGCCTGTCGGTCACCCTGGGCACCCTGTGGAAGCTGAGATCCTTTCGCTACTTTTCACTGGCCGCCGGACTCACCGCCTTTACCAGCTACGGGGCAGGTAACTTCCTGCCCTCCTTCCTGATTCGCTCCCATGGCCTGAGCGTGATGGAGGTGGGGGTCAGTTTGTCGTTGATCGTCGGTGTTGGTGGTGCCATTGGCACCTACCTGGGGGGCTTTATTGCGGACCGGTTGGGTCAGCAAGAGCCCCGCTGGTACCTCTGGGTGTCGGCGATCATGTGCCTGCTGGGGGTTCCGCTGACGATAGTGGCCTGCTTTGCGGGCAACAGTTCGCTGGTGCTCGGCCTGCTGTTTTTCTCTACCCTGTTTGGCGCCTGCTACCTGGGGCCCACCATCGCCATTACCCACAGCCTGGTTAGCCCGGGAATGCGGGCGATCGCCTCGGCTGTGCTGTTCTTCATCCTCAATCTGGTGGGGTTGGGGTTGGGGCCACTGGCGGTGGGTGTGATCAGCGACCTCCTGGCGCCCTCCCTGGGCAGCGACTCCCTGCGCTATGCCATCGCCATCGCCATGGGGGCGGGGGTGCTGGCCAGCGCCGGATTTGCCATCGCCGCCGCCCGTCTGCCGGAAGACCTTAAACGCTCTGCTGCACCCTCGATGGCCGGGGCGGAGGAGGGGACCCCCTTGCCCCAGACGACCTAA
- a CDS encoding efflux RND transporter periplasmic adaptor subunit, whose translation MLLLLLAGCQPSSPPPQQAVPEVSVITLKPQTLDVTLPRLAQLESSREVKVVARVSGFLEKISYQEGALLKEGEEMFVMDKRPFEAQLAAAKGELAAAEARLWTAEANLKRIRPLTEADAMSQSDLDQAIGSQRSAQAAVYAARAKVDSARLELGYTTLHAPVTGLSGDALQREGAYLNSSGDSAYLSYVAQIDPIWVNFSISQNELEQYRRLEQEKLLITPELNQYSFELVMSDGSLYPLKGKLDFASPIFDSTTATFQVRAVVPNPDFLLRPGMFVKANILGGKRPNAILVPQKAVIQQGNDQVVMLVNSNSEIRVQPVTTGNWQGDQWIIEKGLKGGEQLVVSGYQKVRPGMRVKALHYLPPDRDAQSAQPSPPMTTKP comes from the coding sequence GTGCTGCTTTTGCTGCTGGCTGGCTGTCAGCCCTCCTCCCCACCCCCTCAACAAGCGGTGCCCGAGGTGTCGGTGATCACTCTCAAACCGCAAACCCTGGATGTTACCCTGCCTCGACTGGCGCAACTGGAAAGCTCCCGGGAGGTCAAGGTGGTGGCCCGGGTCTCTGGCTTTCTGGAGAAGATCAGTTACCAGGAGGGGGCGCTGTTAAAAGAGGGGGAGGAGATGTTCGTTATGGACAAGCGCCCCTTTGAAGCCCAATTGGCCGCCGCCAAGGGTGAACTGGCCGCCGCCGAGGCGAGGTTGTGGACCGCGGAGGCCAACCTCAAGCGCATTCGCCCCCTGACCGAAGCGGACGCCATGAGCCAAAGTGACCTGGATCAGGCGATCGGCAGCCAGCGCTCCGCCCAGGCGGCGGTCTATGCCGCTCGGGCCAAGGTTGACAGCGCCCGGCTGGAGCTGGGCTACACCACCCTGCACGCCCCCGTCACCGGACTCAGTGGTGACGCCTTGCAGCGAGAGGGGGCCTATCTCAACAGCTCCGGCGACTCCGCCTATCTCTCCTATGTGGCACAGATCGATCCCATCTGGGTCAACTTCTCCATCTCGCAGAATGAGCTGGAGCAGTATCGACGCCTGGAACAGGAGAAACTGCTGATCACCCCTGAGCTCAACCAATACAGCTTCGAACTGGTGATGAGCGATGGTTCGCTCTACCCCCTGAAAGGAAAGCTGGACTTTGCCTCTCCCATCTTTGATTCCACCACCGCGACCTTCCAGGTGCGGGCCGTGGTGCCCAATCCCGATTTCCTGCTGCGCCCGGGGATGTTTGTAAAAGCCAATATTCTTGGTGGCAAGCGTCCCAACGCGATCCTGGTGCCACAGAAGGCGGTGATCCAGCAGGGTAACGACCAGGTGGTGATGTTGGTTAACAGCAACAGCGAAATTAGGGTCCAGCCGGTGACGACCGGCAACTGGCAGGGTGACCAGTGGATCATCGAGAAGGGGCTCAAGGGCGGCGAGCAGCTGGTGGTCAGCGGCTACCAGAAGGTACGCCCCGGAATGCGGGTGAAGGCGCTCCACTATCTGCCGCCCGACCGGGACGCGCAGTCGGCGCAGCCAAGTCCACCCATGACCACTAAGCCGTAG